In Desulfitobacterium chlororespirans DSM 11544, the following are encoded in one genomic region:
- the nusB gene encoding transcription antitermination factor NusB codes for MSRRLARETALQVLFQLEMTGESQDLKSAIHKWADEFAVPEGSIPFAEELAEGTLTHKEVIDENLEKLSEGWSLARMANVDRNLLRLASYEILFRKDIPGRVTINEAIEIAKRYGSEESGKFINGILDKVVESVNKKDEKGNDTLSRD; via the coding sequence ATGAGCCGCAGATTAGCTCGGGAAACCGCATTGCAAGTTTTATTCCAGCTGGAGATGACTGGGGAAAGCCAGGACCTGAAGTCCGCAATTCACAAATGGGCGGATGAATTTGCTGTTCCGGAAGGAAGTATTCCTTTTGCAGAGGAACTGGCGGAAGGAACACTGACTCATAAAGAAGTGATCGATGAGAATCTGGAGAAATTATCCGAAGGCTGGTCATTAGCCCGCATGGCTAATGTGGATCGGAATCTTTTACGCCTTGCCAGTTATGAAATCCTCTTTCGGAAAGATATTCCCGGCCGGGTGACCATTAATGAAGCGATAGAGATTGCCAAACGCTATGGCAGTGAAGAATCCGGCAAATTTATCAATGGCATCTTGGATAAAGTCGTGGAAAGCGTCAACAAAAAGGATGAAAAAGGGAATGACACTCTATCTCGGGATTGA
- the amaP gene encoding alkaline shock response membrane anchor protein AmaP → MLGYSVGALLVVIGGCILAISTGWELPYELLLSGLDWLRTNTWESLVIAILIMILGILPFLKPRKSIDNTFRTVSQLGEVRVTVDAIGDLIVRSAQSKNEVRLVKPLIKQREDGLEILLDCQFNFETVIPEVSEQLQTQIKEDVERFTGIKVAEVKVLARRLDPVQSNRPPRVR, encoded by the coding sequence TTGTTAGGGTATAGTGTTGGTGCCTTATTGGTGGTTATAGGGGGATGTATTCTAGCCATAAGTACGGGGTGGGAACTCCCTTATGAACTTTTATTGTCCGGATTGGATTGGTTAAGGACGAATACTTGGGAAAGCCTAGTCATAGCCATCTTGATCATGATCCTGGGGATATTACCCTTTTTAAAGCCGCGAAAAAGCATAGACAACACCTTTCGGACAGTTTCCCAGTTAGGTGAAGTGCGGGTTACCGTGGATGCTATTGGAGATCTTATTGTACGCAGTGCTCAGAGTAAAAACGAAGTGCGACTGGTTAAACCCTTGATTAAGCAAAGGGAGGATGGCTTGGAGATTTTGCTGGATTGTCAGTTTAATTTTGAAACGGTGATTCCGGAGGTGTCGGAGCAGCTGCAAACTCAAATTAAAGAGGATGTAGAACGCTTTACAGGCATCAAAGTTGCCGAGGTGAAAGTATTGGCACGCCGGCTGGATCCCGTTCAATCCAATCGTCCGCCGCGAGTCAGGTAA
- the accB gene encoding acetyl-CoA carboxylase biotin carboxyl carrier protein has translation MKPVKITDTTLRDAHQSLWATRMRTEDMLPILTELDQVGYHSLEVWGGATFDVCLRFLGEDPWERLRTIKQHVKKTPLQMLLRGQSLVGYQHYPDDVVREFVQLSVKNGIDIIRIFDALNDVRNMIVPMEAAKAAGAHVQASVVYTVSPVHTLEHYMETAKELVALGADSICIKDMAGLLTPQRGYKLVRMLKEELGVMIQLHTHYIGGMGTIAYVKAAEARVDVIDTASVPLAFGASQPPVELVVRALQEFEFAPEMDIPQLFTIANYFEELRKSRGFERGITRISDMRVFEHQVPGGMISNLVSQLEEQKALNRINEVLDEIPSVRAELGYPPLVTPTSQIVGTQAVLNVLSGARYKLVPAEVKAYVRGLYGKPPAPVDPEIQKLIIGDEEVLTIRPADKLEPALKKAEQESKEFALSREDVLSYALFPQVAKKFFIEREKGITVAAKSPSVPVSKEDSKMDLKEIKELIKLIGDTDITELNLESEGVKVSIKKGSTPAPAMALPVMGGTAEAAVQPAPAAVSAPVKAAQELQSPAEAPKKNLQYIKAPMVGTFYRSPAPDAPSFVERGQMVKESQTVCIIEAMKLMNEIEAEISGRIVEILVENGQPVEFGQPLFAVE, from the coding sequence ATGAAACCGGTGAAAATTACGGATACGACACTGCGTGATGCTCATCAAAGCCTTTGGGCTACGCGGATGAGAACAGAAGATATGCTCCCTATCCTGACCGAATTGGATCAAGTGGGATACCATTCCCTTGAGGTCTGGGGCGGAGCGACCTTTGATGTGTGCCTGCGTTTTCTTGGGGAAGATCCCTGGGAAAGATTAAGAACCATAAAACAGCATGTCAAGAAAACCCCATTGCAGATGTTGTTGAGAGGTCAATCCTTAGTGGGCTATCAGCATTATCCTGATGATGTGGTTCGTGAATTTGTCCAGCTCAGTGTAAAAAATGGAATTGATATTATCCGCATTTTTGATGCTTTAAATGATGTTCGCAATATGATCGTTCCCATGGAAGCGGCTAAAGCGGCCGGAGCCCATGTTCAGGCTTCCGTGGTCTATACCGTAAGTCCTGTGCATACTTTGGAGCATTATATGGAAACGGCTAAAGAACTTGTGGCTTTAGGCGCTGACTCTATTTGCATTAAGGATATGGCGGGTCTCTTAACCCCACAGCGTGGGTATAAATTGGTAAGAATGCTTAAAGAAGAACTAGGGGTCATGATCCAGCTGCATACCCATTATATCGGTGGTATGGGGACCATTGCCTATGTTAAAGCTGCTGAAGCCCGTGTGGATGTGATCGACACAGCCAGTGTTCCCTTGGCTTTCGGTGCCAGTCAGCCACCGGTAGAGCTTGTGGTACGGGCACTTCAGGAATTTGAATTCGCGCCGGAGATGGATATTCCCCAGCTCTTTACCATTGCTAATTATTTTGAAGAGCTCCGCAAGAGCAGAGGTTTTGAACGGGGAATCACTCGTATTTCCGACATGCGTGTTTTTGAACATCAAGTACCTGGGGGAATGATCTCCAATCTCGTATCCCAACTGGAAGAACAAAAAGCCCTGAATCGGATCAATGAAGTGCTTGACGAGATACCCAGTGTTAGGGCAGAATTGGGTTATCCACCTTTGGTAACGCCAACCAGCCAAATCGTGGGGACTCAAGCTGTATTGAATGTGTTGAGCGGGGCAAGATATAAATTAGTGCCTGCTGAGGTGAAAGCCTATGTCCGTGGGCTTTACGGCAAGCCTCCCGCACCTGTCGATCCCGAGATTCAGAAGCTGATCATCGGCGATGAAGAAGTCCTTACTATTCGTCCTGCGGATAAATTAGAACCTGCTCTTAAAAAAGCGGAACAGGAAAGCAAAGAGTTTGCCTTATCCCGTGAGGATGTCTTGAGTTATGCCCTGTTTCCACAAGTGGCTAAAAAGTTCTTTATTGAAAGAGAGAAGGGGATCACGGTCGCTGCTAAAAGCCCGTCCGTTCCAGTTTCGAAGGAGGATTCCAAAATGGATTTAAAAGAAATTAAAGAGCTCATTAAACTCATTGGTGACACAGATATTACCGAATTGAACCTTGAAAGTGAAGGAGTAAAGGTCTCCATTAAAAAGGGCAGTACGCCCGCACCAGCCATGGCGCTGCCTGTCATGGGCGGAACTGCTGAAGCCGCTGTCCAGCCTGCACCGGCGGCGGTCAGTGCACCGGTTAAAGCTGCCCAGGAACTGCAAAGCCCTGCCGAGGCTCCTAAGAAAAATCTGCAATACATCAAGGCGCCTATGGTGGGAACTTTCTACCGTTCACCGGCACCGGATGCTCCATCTTTTGTGGAGCGGGGACAGATGGTGAAAGAATCCCAAACGGTATGCATCATTGAAGCGATGAAGCTCATGAATGAGATAGAAGCGGAAATCAGTGGACGCATCGTGGAAATTTTGGTTGAAAACGGCCAGCCGGTGGAGTTCGGTCAACCTTTGTTTGCAGTTGAATAA
- a CDS encoding Asp23/Gls24 family envelope stress response protein: MEKPDIENALGTIKIADEVVEIIAGLAASQVEGVAGMSGGLVGDIAQMLGRGKNLSKGVKVEVGEQEAAVNLYLVVEYGVSIPEVSLKVQEAVKEAIESMTGLLVVETNVHVQGVNFRPVPEIKDEELARLK; this comes from the coding sequence ATGGAAAAACCAGATATAGAAAATGCACTGGGAACGATCAAGATCGCGGATGAAGTCGTGGAAATTATTGCCGGCCTGGCCGCTTCCCAAGTGGAAGGTGTAGCCGGTATGAGCGGCGGCCTGGTGGGAGATATTGCCCAGATGCTTGGTCGTGGCAAGAACCTCTCCAAGGGTGTTAAGGTTGAAGTTGGGGAACAGGAAGCTGCTGTGAATCTTTATCTCGTTGTGGAATACGGTGTGTCAATACCTGAAGTGTCTTTAAAGGTTCAAGAAGCCGTGAAAGAGGCTATTGAAAGCATGACGGGCCTTCTGGTCGTCGAAACCAATGTTCATGTCCAGGGAGTTAATTTTCGTCCAGTTCCTGAGATTAAGGATGAAGAGCTTGCTCGGTTAAAATAA
- a CDS encoding O-sialoglycoprotein endopeptidase — MTLYLGIDTSAYTTSLAIVDEQAGLVYENRKILTVPEGERGLAQSAALFQHVQNLPQLVTAVPPEYWEKVSALGVSTAPRPLKESYMPVFLPGYGVAAAMASARCIPLVETSHQEGHLAAGVASSKLKESHFLAIHVSGGTTELLEVHHAQPGKLAIRLLGGTTDLHAGQFVDRVGVRLGLPFPAGKSLEELARQADPGAAAWLPSAVRGFEVSFSGVETAAQRLIDQGKNPADVARAVEGCIVRTLGKLLQSGMEKTALSEILIVGGVASNQFIRKELKKRLARHANLHWAEPDWSRDNAIGVALLALEKVRGCII, encoded by the coding sequence ATGACACTCTATCTCGGGATTGATACAAGTGCATATACCACTTCATTGGCGATTGTGGATGAGCAGGCTGGACTGGTCTATGAAAACAGGAAGATCTTGACTGTTCCAGAAGGTGAAAGAGGGCTTGCTCAATCGGCAGCCCTTTTTCAGCATGTTCAGAATTTGCCCCAGCTGGTGACCGCGGTGCCTCCCGAATATTGGGAGAAAGTCAGCGCTCTGGGAGTAAGCACTGCACCCCGTCCTCTCAAAGAGTCTTATATGCCGGTTTTTCTGCCCGGATATGGTGTGGCAGCGGCGATGGCCTCTGCCCGGTGCATCCCTTTGGTTGAAACCAGTCACCAGGAAGGACATTTAGCGGCAGGAGTTGCTTCCAGCAAGCTTAAAGAATCCCATTTCCTGGCCATTCATGTTTCAGGCGGAACCACTGAGTTGTTGGAAGTCCACCATGCTCAGCCCGGGAAACTTGCGATACGGCTTTTGGGAGGGACAACGGATCTTCATGCCGGTCAATTCGTGGATCGGGTAGGAGTCCGTTTAGGACTGCCCTTCCCCGCGGGCAAAAGCTTGGAGGAGTTGGCCCGTCAGGCTGATCCCGGGGCAGCGGCCTGGCTTCCTTCCGCTGTCAGGGGCTTTGAAGTGAGCTTTTCCGGAGTGGAGACCGCTGCCCAAAGGTTAATTGATCAGGGGAAGAATCCTGCCGACGTAGCTCGTGCCGTGGAAGGGTGTATTGTGCGGACTTTAGGGAAATTACTGCAGTCGGGAATGGAAAAAACCGCATTGTCAGAGATTCTCATTGTAGGTGGTGTAGCTTCCAATCAATTTATCCGCAAAGAGCTGAAAAAGAGACTGGCTCGACATGCCAATCTCCACTGGGCGGAGCCTGATTGGAGCCGGGATAACGCGATTGGTGTAGCCCTGCTTGCCCTTGAAAAAGTCAGGGGATGTATAATTTAG
- a CDS encoding SpoIIIAH-like family protein: MKVVTLKRWGDLKKGHRWVLVGSVIVVLLLLYAFWHLVFGDEPLSQPTHESVPVQVQPESQSIYFSAEVVKPLPHGGDYFVNYRLQREASRQEAKTMLAPLLDSNVVKTREEAQEKWLQLSHKIQKEEEIENLLKISGIKDAIADFGNNEVAVIVYAPNLEGAEIKVIQDIVFRVTNTAKEQVRIAYRY; encoded by the coding sequence ATGAAAGTGGTGACTTTGAAGCGGTGGGGCGATTTGAAGAAGGGACATAGATGGGTGCTGGTGGGCTCTGTTATTGTCGTGTTGCTGCTGCTGTACGCCTTTTGGCATCTGGTTTTTGGCGATGAGCCCCTTAGCCAGCCTACTCATGAAAGTGTGCCGGTCCAAGTACAACCGGAAAGCCAGAGCATTTATTTTTCTGCAGAGGTGGTCAAGCCCTTACCACACGGAGGAGATTATTTTGTCAATTACCGGCTGCAGCGGGAAGCCTCCCGGCAAGAGGCCAAAACTATGCTGGCTCCCCTTTTAGATTCCAATGTGGTAAAGACAAGGGAAGAAGCCCAGGAAAAATGGTTGCAGTTGAGTCATAAGATTCAAAAGGAAGAAGAAATAGAGAATCTCCTTAAAATCAGTGGAATTAAGGATGCCATAGCTGATTTTGGGAATAATGAAGTTGCAGTCATCGTCTATGCCCCCAATCTGGAAGGGGCAGAGATCAAGGTGATTCAAGATATTGTGTTTCGTGTTACCAATACCGCCAAAGAACAAGTCCGCATAGCCTATCGTTATTAA
- a CDS encoding stage III sporulation protein AH encodes MNLFKDIQPKILIPAVLVVAAVCMLLYGKGGGGEPVVPMNQAVENRDTVEVTRIGTLEKEMEKKLVQNLQQMSGVGSVQVSVTLSSSLRSDYATNGSVTKKTTKESDKGGGTRESTEVTENNQLVMPNGASQPVIVMEERPNVAGVLIIAEGASDPNVRENIHNAVRTLLDIPSDKINVQPMGGVL; translated from the coding sequence ATGAATCTTTTTAAAGATATCCAGCCTAAAATTTTAATTCCTGCAGTGCTTGTAGTGGCTGCAGTATGCATGCTGCTCTATGGCAAGGGCGGAGGAGGTGAGCCTGTGGTGCCTATGAATCAGGCAGTGGAGAACCGGGATACCGTTGAGGTCACCCGAATCGGCACTCTGGAAAAAGAAATGGAAAAGAAGTTGGTGCAGAATCTTCAGCAGATGTCAGGAGTTGGCAGTGTTCAGGTATCCGTAACTTTATCTTCCAGCCTTCGTTCTGATTATGCCACCAACGGCAGTGTGACCAAGAAAACAACCAAAGAATCTGATAAAGGTGGCGGCACACGGGAGTCCACAGAAGTCACCGAAAACAATCAGCTGGTGATGCCCAACGGCGCCAGTCAACCGGTCATTGTCATGGAAGAACGCCCTAATGTGGCAGGAGTTCTGATCATCGCTGAAGGGGCCAGTGATCCCAATGTCCGGGAAAATATTCATAACGCAGTACGAACCTTATTGGATATTCCTTCCGATAAAATAAATGTTCAGCCCATGGGAGGAGTACTATGA
- the spoIIIAE gene encoding stage III sporulation protein AE yields the protein MQRVIIIFLFFFFIGNGTTPSLVYGAEEMSEPTADLAAQVDLTEVRGFLEQIDRDVQESLPNFSLAKFFDDLRQGDINLHPVELGKTLLALLGKEVLESAPLIGKLLILAVLTAVLQQLQSAFSGEVGKMAQILAYLVLMGIALATFQIAMNLASDSIQTMTGFMQTLLPVMMTMLVAMGNLTTAALFKPMVLGSLTFLATLIKTVALPLFFLAAVLKLFNHISSEFKLSRLAGLLEFTGKLSLGIILTVFIGVMAVQGVTGGVADGVVLRTAKYSADLIPVVGKFFKDAVELVVTSGLLLKNALGIVAIIALALICLGPVVKLVAMILVFKISSALIEPLGQKELADTLQEMSKSLIFIFASVASVAIMFFMAIAVVVGSGNLTVMLR from the coding sequence ATGCAGCGAGTGATAATTATCTTTCTTTTCTTTTTTTTCATAGGAAATGGGACAACTCCCTCCTTGGTTTATGGAGCGGAGGAAATGTCAGAGCCGACCGCAGATCTTGCTGCTCAAGTGGATCTGACAGAAGTCCGCGGGTTCCTGGAGCAAATTGATCGGGATGTTCAGGAGTCTTTGCCTAATTTTTCCCTGGCGAAATTCTTTGATGACCTTCGTCAGGGCGATATCAATCTTCACCCTGTGGAGCTCGGCAAAACACTCCTCGCCTTATTGGGAAAAGAAGTTCTCGAGAGTGCTCCTTTAATCGGAAAGCTCTTAATTTTAGCCGTATTGACTGCCGTTCTCCAGCAACTCCAGTCGGCATTCAGCGGTGAGGTAGGGAAAATGGCCCAGATCCTTGCCTATTTGGTGCTGATGGGGATTGCCCTGGCTACCTTCCAAATAGCTATGAACCTGGCCTCCGATTCCATTCAAACTATGACGGGATTCATGCAGACCTTGCTTCCGGTCATGATGACTATGCTGGTTGCTATGGGGAATTTGACCACTGCGGCTTTGTTTAAGCCCATGGTATTAGGCAGTTTGACCTTTTTGGCGACCTTAATCAAAACTGTAGCCTTACCTTTATTCTTTTTGGCAGCAGTTCTCAAACTATTTAACCACATTTCCAGTGAATTCAAGCTCAGCAGACTGGCGGGACTCCTGGAGTTTACCGGAAAATTGAGTTTGGGAATCATCTTAACCGTTTTCATTGGGGTCATGGCCGTGCAAGGGGTCACTGGAGGTGTGGCTGATGGGGTCGTTCTGCGTACAGCAAAATACTCCGCAGACCTGATTCCTGTGGTGGGTAAATTCTTTAAAGATGCAGTGGAATTGGTGGTCACTTCAGGGCTCTTATTAAAAAATGCTTTAGGGATCGTGGCTATTATCGCTTTAGCCTTAATTTGTTTAGGTCCGGTGGTCAAGCTGGTCGCCATGATTCTGGTTTTCAAAATCTCTTCAGCTTTGATTGAGCCGCTGGGACAAAAGGAGTTAGCGGATACTCTTCAGGAAATGTCCAAGAGTTTGATTTTTATCTTTGCCTCTGTAGCCTCTGTAGCCATCATGTTCTTTATGGCTATTGCCGTGGTGGTGGGGTCCGGTAATTTAACTGTCATGCTGCGATAG
- the spoIIIAC gene encoding stage III sporulation protein AC, whose translation MDFYMVMKIAGIGLLVGVLVMVLEQANRKDIAQLTVLAGVVVVLYIVVQAVADLFSLVRSVFQIY comes from the coding sequence ATGGATTTTTATATGGTGATGAAAATAGCGGGAATCGGGCTCCTTGTGGGAGTTCTCGTCATGGTTCTGGAACAGGCCAATCGCAAGGATATTGCTCAGCTTACCGTGTTGGCAGGGGTTGTGGTCGTTCTTTATATTGTCGTTCAGGCTGTGGCTGACCTATTCAGCCTTGTACGCAGTGTATTTCAGATCTATTAG
- the accC gene encoding acetyl-CoA carboxylase biotin carboxylase subunit, whose translation MFKKVLIANRGEIALRIIRACREMDIETVAVFSEADRDALHVREADQAVCIGPHPSTKSYLNIPNIISAAELTGVDAIHPGYGFLSENARFAEICESCGITFIGPSPRAIETMGDKATARKTMIEAGVPVVPGSKEVLTDVESASVLAKEIGYPVMIKASAGGGGKGMRIAQNPKELAKSIQAAQSEAQAAFGNSEIYLEKYVEEPRHIEFQILADKHGNVIHLGERDCSLQRRNQKLLEEAPSSALTPELRKAMGEAAIKAAKAADYSSAGTIEFLLDKHGDYYFIEMNTRIQVEHPVTEFVTGIDLLKAQIRVAAGEPLGIAQEDVQIRGWAMECRINAENSEKNFMPSPGTIEFYHPPGGPGVRVDSAAYQGYTIPPYYDSMIGKLIVWGADREEAIQRMKRALEEFYIEGVHTTIPFHLKVLDNAFFRRGEVYTNFIQRRILGE comes from the coding sequence ATGTTTAAAAAGGTATTAATAGCCAATCGGGGAGAAATTGCCTTACGGATTATCAGGGCCTGCCGGGAGATGGACATTGAGACCGTGGCCGTCTTTTCCGAGGCGGATCGGGATGCCCTGCATGTCCGGGAAGCGGACCAGGCCGTCTGCATCGGTCCCCATCCTTCGACTAAGAGTTATTTAAATATCCCCAATATCATCAGCGCTGCTGAGTTAACCGGTGTGGATGCCATTCATCCCGGTTATGGCTTTTTATCGGAGAATGCACGGTTCGCCGAGATTTGTGAGTCCTGCGGCATCACCTTTATCGGTCCCTCGCCGCGAGCCATTGAAACCATGGGGGATAAGGCTACGGCGCGCAAGACTATGATCGAGGCGGGAGTTCCGGTGGTTCCCGGCTCCAAAGAGGTGCTCACCGATGTGGAATCCGCCTCAGTTCTGGCTAAGGAGATTGGCTACCCCGTCATGATCAAAGCCTCAGCAGGAGGCGGGGGTAAAGGGATGCGCATTGCCCAAAACCCCAAGGAGCTGGCCAAATCTATTCAAGCTGCCCAAAGCGAAGCACAAGCTGCTTTTGGCAATTCGGAGATTTATCTGGAGAAGTACGTGGAGGAACCTCGTCATATTGAGTTTCAGATTTTAGCGGATAAACACGGCAATGTGATTCATCTCGGAGAAAGGGATTGCTCCCTGCAAAGAAGAAATCAGAAACTGCTGGAGGAGGCTCCTTCCAGCGCCCTTACCCCTGAACTGCGTAAGGCCATGGGAGAAGCAGCGATAAAGGCTGCCAAGGCTGCTGATTATTCCAGTGCCGGAACCATCGAGTTTCTCTTGGATAAGCATGGAGATTACTATTTCATTGAGATGAATACGCGAATTCAGGTGGAGCATCCGGTGACTGAATTTGTAACAGGAATTGATCTGTTGAAGGCTCAGATTCGCGTTGCGGCGGGAGAGCCTTTGGGAATTGCCCAGGAAGATGTGCAAATTCGTGGCTGGGCTATGGAATGCCGGATTAATGCTGAAAACTCAGAGAAGAACTTTATGCCCTCCCCAGGAACCATTGAGTTCTATCACCCGCCCGGCGGTCCCGGAGTTCGGGTGGATAGTGCCGCTTATCAGGGCTACACCATCCCCCCCTATTATGACTCCATGATCGGAAAATTGATCGTCTGGGGTGCTGATCGGGAAGAAGCGATCCAAAGAATGAAACGTGCTTTGGAAGAGTTTTATATTGAAGGAGTACATACCACCATTCCCTTCCATCTCAAGGTACTGGACAATGCCTTTTTCCGTCGGGGAGAAGTCTATACTAACTTTATCCAAAGGCGGATTTTAGGAGAATAG
- the spoIIIAD gene encoding stage III sporulation protein AD: MEIWQIVGIALVVAIIGVVLKEVRKEIALQLTILTGVIIFTLILDKIKIIIDLLQNLADQANISSYYLIIVLKIVGVAYLAEFGADICRDAGEKALATKIEIAAKVGVLVLAIPIIVAILESVMRLVP; encoded by the coding sequence GTGGAAATATGGCAGATTGTAGGAATTGCTTTAGTGGTTGCCATTATCGGGGTGGTTCTAAAAGAAGTGCGCAAAGAAATTGCCCTTCAACTGACCATACTGACCGGAGTTATTATCTTTACCCTGATTCTGGACAAAATCAAAATCATCATTGATTTACTGCAGAATCTTGCGGATCAGGCGAATATTAGCTCTTACTATTTAATTATAGTCTTGAAAATAGTGGGAGTCGCATACCTGGCTGAATTTGGTGCTGATATCTGCAGGGATGCGGGAGAAAAAGCTCTCGCGACTAAAATTGAGATCGCCGCTAAGGTAGGGGTCTTAGTTCTGGCGATTCCTATTATCGTAGCGATACTGGAGTCCGTTATGCGACTTGTGCCGTGA
- a CDS encoding stage III sporulation protein AB gives MIWVGAFLMIMGCGSLGLYSAARIRRRPVELRECLMALTLLDTEIFWGNTPLPEAFAILKDRTDGAWSGFFAELSGRLDKGEGAYSAWNETIEQQKKNFCLENEDWQVIKDAGKGLGRSDRQEQHKQIELVKQQVSLVKEHAAQWSEKQAKMWSYLGFLGGAAGVLFLI, from the coding sequence TTGATCTGGGTGGGAGCTTTTTTGATGATTATGGGATGCGGAAGTCTGGGACTCTATAGTGCCGCGCGCATCCGCAGAAGACCGGTGGAGTTGCGGGAGTGCCTGATGGCTCTGACCCTTCTTGATACGGAGATTTTTTGGGGAAATACCCCCTTGCCGGAAGCCTTTGCCATTCTAAAGGATAGAACCGATGGAGCATGGTCCGGGTTTTTTGCGGAATTATCAGGACGGCTGGATAAGGGGGAAGGGGCCTATAGTGCTTGGAATGAGACGATTGAACAGCAAAAGAAGAATTTTTGTTTAGAAAATGAGGATTGGCAGGTGATCAAAGACGCAGGCAAAGGCCTGGGACGCTCTGATCGTCAGGAACAGCATAAGCAAATCGAGCTGGTCAAACAACAAGTTTCCCTTGTTAAAGAACATGCAGCCCAATGGTCGGAGAAACAAGCCAAGATGTGGTCCTATCTCGGATTTTTGGGGGGAGCCGCTGGAGTACTCTTCTTAATTTAG
- the spoIIIAF gene encoding stage III sporulation protein AF: protein MESLQTLVRNLAIILLLASFLEMLLPNKSMKGFVKLVMGLFVISAILTPLTALLGMTVESAIPAWTESSAQELAVLAPGEVGEAIGTNAVQEQYKAIVVSQIKALTVGMEGIKELQVNVDLAEGSGGLTNIPRIERIMIHLDAEEQGIQPIEDIVINLDEPKPDQEQVLSAAALEIRDKVAVFMQMPREQIIITEG from the coding sequence TTGGAGAGTTTGCAAACCCTTGTGCGCAATTTAGCCATTATTTTGCTTCTGGCCAGTTTTCTGGAGATGCTGCTTCCTAATAAGTCTATGAAGGGCTTTGTCAAACTGGTGATGGGGTTGTTCGTCATCTCGGCCATCCTTACGCCCCTGACGGCCTTATTGGGAATGACCGTGGAGAGCGCCATCCCGGCTTGGACGGAAAGCTCTGCCCAAGAGTTGGCGGTTCTTGCCCCAGGGGAAGTGGGAGAGGCCATCGGCACCAATGCAGTTCAGGAACAGTATAAAGCAATCGTTGTCAGCCAGATTAAAGCCTTAACGGTTGGCATGGAAGGAATTAAAGAGCTTCAGGTGAATGTAGACTTGGCGGAAGGCTCAGGCGGATTGACGAATATACCTCGAATCGAGCGAATTATGATTCATTTGGATGCCGAGGAACAGGGAATTCAACCTATTGAAGACATCGTGATTAACCTGGATGAGCCCAAGCCGGATCAGGAGCAGGTATTGTCGGCAGCAGCTCTGGAAATCCGGGATAAAGTAGCAGTTTTTATGCAGATGCCCAGGGAGCAGATTATTATAACGGAAGGGTAG